From Sporosarcina sp. 6E9, a single genomic window includes:
- a CDS encoding YfiT family bacillithiol transferase: MDVRYPIGRLQVPEQVTVEGVQEWLKEIDTYTNRLKETVDSLSDEELSRTYRDGSWTVLQLVHHIADSQLNMYQRLKLALTDENPAVPDFDQDKWAIQPDTELPVESSIKMLEGLNERIVYLGNHLTEEQLSRVFTHQKNGEITVATKVAKLSWHQEHHLAHIKNALSK; the protein is encoded by the coding sequence ATGGATGTAAGATACCCAATTGGGAGATTACAAGTTCCTGAACAAGTAACAGTAGAAGGCGTTCAAGAGTGGTTAAAGGAAATCGACACTTACACGAATCGATTAAAAGAAACGGTTGACTCATTAAGTGATGAGGAATTAAGCAGAACATATCGTGATGGTAGTTGGACGGTTCTTCAGCTCGTTCATCACATTGCAGATTCTCAGTTGAATATGTATCAACGTTTAAAGCTGGCATTAACTGATGAGAATCCAGCAGTACCGGATTTCGATCAAGATAAGTGGGCGATTCAACCGGATACGGAGCTTCCTGTAGAAAGTTCTATTAAAATGTTAGAAGGTTTAAATGAGCGCATTGTATATTTGGGAAATCATTTAACTGAAGAGCAATTAAGTCGAGTTTTTACGCACCAAAAAAATGGTGAAATAACAGTTGCAACAAAAGTTGCAAAATTATCTTGGCACCAAGAACACCACTTAGCCCATATAAAAAATGCATTATCAAAATAA
- a CDS encoding ABC transporter permease, protein MNKSLLKLSKYDFIVFFREPFFALPILVLPGIFFFVFMKIFSGQIGGPENFGPYIPIYALLISFLVLFFNIGMQYVTEKERGIHKRLVVSSVSIYQIILTYVIRGVILSLLGFVEILAIGIFVFDTTVTDHMFLFIITFIIIIGITLLFSLSTHNLFKNSKQVLPYTIIMFQYVLFGSGLMFPTDGIPSYLKFLIDINPFYHMNEILLGVWNWTGIELVNVLYLIVVVLLCLGLIFFKSNSKEY, encoded by the coding sequence ATGAACAAGTCCCTTTTGAAGTTAAGTAAATATGATTTCATCGTATTTTTTAGGGAACCATTCTTTGCGCTTCCGATACTCGTATTGCCAGGTATTTTCTTCTTTGTATTCATGAAGATTTTTAGTGGACAAATTGGAGGACCAGAAAACTTTGGCCCGTATATACCGATTTATGCATTGTTAATATCATTTTTGGTATTATTTTTTAATATTGGTATGCAATACGTTACGGAAAAAGAGAGGGGCATACATAAACGACTTGTCGTTTCATCTGTCAGTATCTATCAAATCATCCTCACCTACGTCATTAGGGGCGTGATTCTATCTTTGTTAGGATTTGTAGAAATTTTAGCAATAGGAATTTTTGTATTCGATACGACAGTAACGGATCATATGTTTTTATTTATTATAACTTTTATTATAATAATTGGCATCACGCTACTATTTAGCTTATCTACACATAACTTATTTAAGAACTCGAAACAGGTTTTACCCTATACGATTATCATGTTTCAGTATGTATTATTTGGTTCGGGTTTAATGTTTCCAACGGATGGAATTCCAAGTTATTTAAAGTTTTTAATCGATATAAATCCTTTTTATCACATGAATGAAATACTATTGGGCGTATGGAATTGGACGGGTATTGAACTTGTGAATGTCCTCTATTTAATTGTTGTTGTCCTCTTATGTTTAGGTCTAATTTTCTTTAAATCTAATTCAAAGGAATATTAA
- a CDS encoding LURP-one-related/scramblase family protein, whose protein sequence is MRELYLKQKAFSLSGEFSVKDSEGNEVYFIEGSLMKIPKTFSVRNNGRKEVAKITKKTFSFLPTFFVEVHGQETMTIKKEFSFLKARYTIDAAGIEVQGNWWDMDFEVYQNRNLIGSVSQKWFTWGDSYQLQIIDEKMESLLVALVVAIDCAKADNHAATSVVPG, encoded by the coding sequence ATGAGAGAACTGTATCTGAAACAAAAAGCATTTAGCCTTAGTGGGGAGTTTTCTGTGAAAGATTCAGAAGGGAATGAGGTATATTTTATTGAGGGAAGTTTAATGAAAATACCGAAGACTTTTTCTGTAAGAAACAACGGGAGAAAAGAAGTTGCTAAGATTACGAAAAAAACTTTTAGTTTCTTACCAACTTTTTTTGTTGAAGTCCACGGGCAAGAAACGATGACGATTAAAAAAGAATTTTCTTTTTTGAAAGCACGCTATACAATCGATGCGGCGGGAATAGAAGTTCAGGGTAATTGGTGGGATATGGATTTTGAAGTTTATCAAAACAGAAATTTAATCGGTTCTGTGAGTCAAAAGTGGTTCACTTGGGGCGATAGCTATCAGTTGCAAATTATAGATGAGAAAATGGAATCACTTCTCGTAGCGCTTGTTGTGGCAATTGACTGTGCGAAAGCTGATAATCATGCAGCAACTAGTGTGGTGCCAGGGTGA
- a CDS encoding DUF4153 domain-containing protein: MQVKKRFQNMFDGIIKATNRYPLTLALLLAAAVTSGIIIHQDRDHYVQYLVTFLIGALLSTVAQQIYERFFTKESERLLLMVGALVLAGAYFFAIYPEDTFNMETGIKTGVAVFALLMAFIWIPSIKSKLTFNESFMATFKAIFITILFTGIIASGISLIIFAVDNLLFSVADNTIPQTLNIVFTLFAPIFFLSITPPYLGKKDTALPTKQLALREEKLQSAVSCPNNLSILISYIIIPITVLYTVILLAYILLNIDGDFWTKNLLEPLLVSYAITVIVVYILASHLENKFAHYFRVIFPKVLIPIVLFQTIASIVKISELGITYGRYYVILFGVFAIIAGIVFSFMPVRKNGLIVAVLLIFSVISIMPPVDAFTVSRSNQISLLKGTLLDNNMLENDTILPNSTISNEDKKVITQTTSYLENMGYTDKIDWLPNNINYNNNFEETFGFTQVYDEVEENLYQSQFVYLNWDKSPVVDIADYQHMINLTIHNPHGSEDSINIEQDGSTYKVSKGYDENSVMSIRVLNENEEELIVLDTEKIFTKILSKYNGNEISVEQATITEENDKVKLSVLAKTIDRYGDEYNADIYLFINIK; the protein is encoded by the coding sequence ATGCAGGTCAAAAAGCGATTTCAAAATATGTTTGATGGCATTATAAAAGCCACCAACCGTTATCCACTAACACTTGCTTTACTTTTAGCGGCTGCCGTTACTAGTGGAATTATCATCCACCAAGATAGAGATCATTATGTACAGTATTTAGTAACGTTTTTAATAGGAGCGCTCTTAAGTACAGTAGCACAACAGATTTACGAACGCTTCTTTACGAAGGAAAGTGAACGCCTACTACTAATGGTCGGTGCTTTAGTTTTAGCAGGCGCATACTTTTTTGCCATCTACCCTGAAGATACTTTCAATATGGAAACGGGTATAAAAACAGGGGTCGCAGTATTTGCACTTCTGATGGCATTCATATGGATACCTTCTATTAAAAGTAAACTAACTTTTAATGAAAGTTTTATGGCAACATTTAAAGCTATTTTTATAACCATCCTATTTACAGGGATTATTGCTAGCGGCATTAGTTTAATCATTTTTGCGGTCGATAATCTATTGTTTTCTGTAGCTGATAATACGATTCCGCAAACATTAAATATCGTCTTTACTTTATTTGCGCCAATCTTTTTTCTATCCATTACACCGCCTTATTTAGGAAAAAAGGATACAGCTTTACCAACTAAGCAATTGGCGCTACGAGAGGAAAAATTGCAAAGCGCTGTCAGTTGTCCTAACAATTTAAGTATCTTAATTTCTTATATTATTATTCCGATAACTGTTTTATATACGGTCATTCTTCTAGCTTATATTCTACTGAATATCGACGGAGATTTTTGGACGAAGAACCTATTAGAACCACTATTGGTGTCGTATGCAATTACCGTTATTGTCGTTTATATTTTAGCAAGTCACCTTGAAAATAAATTCGCACACTACTTTAGAGTAATATTTCCAAAAGTATTGATACCGATTGTTTTATTTCAAACGATTGCCTCTATTGTTAAAATTAGTGAATTGGGCATTACGTATGGAAGGTATTATGTGATTCTCTTCGGTGTCTTTGCGATCATCGCTGGTATCGTATTCAGCTTCATGCCCGTGAGGAAAAATGGTCTAATCGTTGCTGTCTTACTCATTTTTTCAGTCATTTCTATCATGCCACCAGTTGATGCCTTTACGGTAAGCCGTTCAAATCAAATCAGCTTGCTGAAAGGAACATTATTAGATAATAATATGCTGGAAAATGATACGATTTTACCAAATTCAACAATATCAAATGAAGATAAGAAAGTAATTACACAAACCACCAGTTATTTAGAAAATATGGGCTATACCGATAAAATCGATTGGTTGCCCAATAATATCAATTACAATAATAACTTCGAGGAGACCTTTGGATTTACACAAGTTTACGATGAAGTTGAGGAAAACTTGTATCAAAGTCAATTTGTTTACTTAAACTGGGATAAGAGTCCAGTTGTCGATATTGCAGATTATCAACATATGATTAATCTAACAATTCATAATCCGCATGGTTCTGAGGACTCGATTAATATTGAACAAGACGGCTCTACCTATAAAGTATCAAAGGGCTACGACGAAAATAGTGTGATGTCGATTCGTGTATTGAATGAAAATGAAGAAGAATTAATTGTTCTAGACACTGAAAAGATCTTTACTAAAATTCTTAGCAAGTACAATGGAAATGAAATCTCAGTAGAGCAGGCTACAATTACAGAGGAAAACGATAAAGTAAAACTGAGTGTCCTAGCCAAAACCATTGATCGATACGGAGATGAATATAACGCCGATATTTATCTCTTCATCAATATTAAATAA
- a CDS encoding VWA domain-containing protein has translation MKHTKITYSTFSVLNTDAFDRRRFGEIFELSARLQKLREEAALPMFEHLLSDIWASLYKMKPKIRAGEVDPELIVNRLMMEKVMGAEHFVNYRRFTRLDDLSSAIGTMKIGEKLNEWFAEQKMADEELHGDIQGIQRMQMQIQKECSPENTHAKLEKDVNKAMKDLHEQIQKTMQQNAHKISVTIEEAMQETIQVKDSIKSLLGGTYAGSGDAELKKVPLRDQISLAEKIASTNQMQEIADWAGRFKQIARKKQKIKHRESLERSGVTFGNNIERLLPMELVLYTHPVTRIDFLRRFAEGQTMQYEQNGREVLGKGPIVLCLDQSGSMYNFDTQSKGFTLALMSIASKQRRDFFLVVFSTRTQIFKYIKGKTKTSDIFSLAQTFLGGGTDFTLPLQEAVRVINESRFKQADVVFVTDGENEVDESFLEVFNKKKSEKDFKVLALVIGNHTDTVEQFSDKVVRVTDLDDSGSFTAFEI, from the coding sequence ATGAAGCATACTAAAATTACTTATAGCACTTTTTCAGTATTGAACACAGACGCATTTGATAGAAGGCGTTTCGGTGAAATTTTTGAACTGTCCGCTCGTTTACAAAAGTTAAGAGAGGAAGCTGCTTTGCCAATGTTTGAACACTTGCTTTCTGACATTTGGGCATCCTTATATAAGATGAAACCTAAAATTAGGGCGGGGGAAGTTGATCCTGAACTGATCGTTAATAGATTAATGATGGAAAAAGTAATGGGCGCAGAGCATTTTGTGAACTATCGACGGTTTACACGACTGGATGATTTATCATCAGCAATTGGAACCATGAAGATTGGAGAGAAATTAAACGAGTGGTTCGCAGAGCAAAAGATGGCGGATGAAGAATTGCATGGTGACATTCAAGGAATTCAGCGCATGCAAATGCAAATTCAAAAAGAATGTAGCCCTGAAAATACTCATGCGAAACTTGAAAAAGACGTAAATAAAGCGATGAAAGACTTGCATGAACAAATTCAAAAGACGATGCAACAAAACGCGCATAAAATTTCCGTCACAATTGAAGAAGCCATGCAAGAGACCATTCAAGTGAAAGACAGCATAAAATCATTACTTGGCGGCACTTATGCAGGTAGCGGGGATGCTGAACTAAAAAAAGTTCCTTTGCGGGACCAAATTTCATTAGCAGAAAAAATTGCATCTACGAATCAAATGCAAGAAATTGCTGACTGGGCGGGTCGATTTAAACAAATCGCTCGTAAAAAACAGAAAATCAAGCATCGTGAATCACTGGAAAGAAGTGGCGTTACATTCGGTAATAATATTGAAAGACTGCTCCCAATGGAATTAGTTTTGTACACCCATCCTGTCACGAGGATAGACTTTCTACGTCGCTTTGCGGAAGGGCAGACGATGCAATATGAACAAAATGGTAGAGAGGTTTTGGGGAAAGGGCCGATTGTACTTTGTTTAGATCAGTCTGGAAGCATGTACAATTTTGACACGCAGTCGAAAGGTTTTACATTAGCGCTGATGTCGATTGCAAGCAAGCAGAGAAGAGATTTTTTTTTAGTCGTGTTCTCAACACGTACGCAAATATTTAAATATATAAAAGGGAAAACAAAAACCTCTGACATCTTCAGTTTAGCTCAAACTTTTTTGGGTGGAGGTACGGATTTTACGCTTCCGCTTCAAGAAGCGGTGAGAGTAATCAACGAAAGTCGTTTTAAACAAGCAGATGTCGTTTTCGTTACCGATGGTGAGAATGAAGTGGATGAATCATTTCTGGAAGTATTTAATAAGAAGAAAAGTGAAAAAGATTTTAAAGTATTAGCTTTAGTCATAGGAAATCATACAGATACGGTAGAACAGTTTTCAGATAAGGTCGTACGTGTTACAGATTTAGACGATTCTGGAAGCTTTACAGCGTTTGAAATATAA
- a CDS encoding thiopeptide-type bacteriocin biosynthesis protein, whose translation MTWNSYHIFIHDMTHHDLFLKDYLHPFIRENEKNISQYFFIRYWQGGPHIRFRFKSPAYQTIVNGLHMVVERFESVYKPTIQLTKEEYYKNHLFDGDKPNESELYWMDDLTITEVAYKPEIERYGGQSLIGYSEEIFQITSDLALRRLTENKDHASTTMKLIYACDFFYEMKAFLPQKQSTNLLESYEEFWSSFTEEGQVNEKQITKVSQLFNEQRGLIRKMLHDDNENLYLKSIHRIFREITLKGKEDAIPYLIFSHVHMFNNRIGLPSYLESFVATIMKSTEVEVSENEMGYVF comes from the coding sequence ATGACATGGAACTCTTATCATATATTTATCCATGATATGACGCATCATGATTTATTTCTAAAAGATTATTTACATCCTTTTATCCGAGAAAATGAAAAAAACATAAGTCAGTATTTCTTTATTAGATATTGGCAAGGGGGTCCTCATATTCGTTTTCGATTCAAATCACCAGCGTACCAAACAATTGTAAATGGATTGCATATGGTCGTAGAGCGGTTTGAATCGGTATATAAACCAACGATTCAATTAACCAAAGAAGAATACTATAAAAATCATTTATTTGATGGAGATAAACCAAACGAATCAGAATTATATTGGATGGATGATCTAACGATCACTGAAGTGGCTTATAAACCTGAAATTGAAAGATATGGCGGACAATCATTAATCGGTTATTCCGAAGAAATTTTTCAAATTACTAGTGATTTAGCTTTACGGAGATTAACAGAAAATAAGGATCATGCTTCGACTACGATGAAGCTAATTTATGCTTGTGATTTCTTCTATGAGATGAAAGCGTTTCTTCCGCAAAAACAGTCTACAAATTTACTAGAAAGTTATGAAGAATTTTGGTCTTCTTTTACTGAAGAAGGACAAGTGAATGAAAAACAAATCACTAAAGTTTCCCAATTATTCAATGAACAAAGAGGTCTCATTAGGAAAATGCTTCATGACGATAATGAGAATTTATATCTTAAATCTATTCACAGGATATTCCGTGAAATTACTTTGAAAGGCAAAGAAGATGCGATTCCCTATTTAATATTTTCTCATGTTCATATGTTTAATAATCGAATAGGATTACCTTCTTATTTAGAAAGTTTTGTTGCCACAATTATGAAGTCTACTGAAGTGGAGGTAAGTGAGAATGAAATGGGATATGTCTTTTAA
- a CDS encoding SagB/ThcOx family dehydrogenase has protein sequence MKWDMSFNIDDTTRKYREYHQSSSHAPFLQMKKSPRREYEVKNLDTPNRQVKFKIDQSLFQEPIEKSFLEVLKNRRTSWTFGERDINALDFMKIMLYSFGISQEEEHKRTYPSGGQFYAIEIYILPTKRTLNSGLFASNVYKYNVYSNEIVEMGLFNVDALNKISASTDVGFFTLDECQFVIVLVGNDKDLAKKYLDLTYRIMLLETGHMAQNFLLACTALEISSVPVGGFHEREIREMLGLSQDQMVLYTLLGG, from the coding sequence ATGAAATGGGATATGTCTTTTAATATCGACGATACAACGAGGAAATATCGTGAATATCATCAATCATCAAGTCATGCCCCATTCCTCCAGATGAAAAAATCACCAAGAAGGGAGTATGAAGTCAAAAATCTAGATACGCCAAATAGACAAGTGAAATTTAAAATAGACCAATCTTTATTTCAAGAACCAATAGAGAAGTCTTTCCTTGAAGTACTAAAAAATAGAAGGACTTCTTGGACGTTTGGTGAGAGAGATATCAATGCGTTAGATTTTATGAAAATAATGTTATATAGCTTTGGAATTAGCCAAGAAGAAGAACATAAAAGAACTTATCCTTCAGGGGGCCAATTTTATGCCATTGAAATTTATATTTTACCCACCAAACGCACTTTGAATTCTGGTTTATTCGCTTCAAACGTATATAAATATAATGTTTATAGCAATGAGATTGTAGAGATGGGACTATTTAACGTGGATGCGCTTAATAAGATAAGCGCTTCAACAGATGTAGGTTTCTTTACGCTAGATGAATGCCAATTTGTGATTGTACTGGTGGGAAATGATAAGGATTTAGCAAAGAAATACCTAGACTTAACTTATCGAATCATGCTGCTAGAGACAGGACATATGGCACAAAATTTCCTATTGGCGTGCACAGCACTAGAAATATCTAGTGTTCCGGTCGGGGGTTTTCATGAGCGTGAAATACGTGAAATGTTGGGATTATCTCAAGATCAAATGGTTCTATACACATTATTAGGGGGGTAG
- a CDS encoding AAA family ATPase, whose translation MTSSNFKKLAEIRHALNVKFYEREQEIEGILVALLSRQHMLMIGPPGTAKSALSVELSKIITGTEYFQWLLTRFSTPEEVFGPLSLKDLEQGVYKRNTATKMPEAHLVFLDEVFKANSAILNSLLTLINERLFYNSGPPTRVPIISVIGASNEYPEEDENLEALFDRFILRFEVKRIEEEANFISMMKATEKNELMPSMTMEELLQLQKLAEQVEIPDVVYEALIKIRHGLKDEGIRPSDRRFKQSLSLLQAKALVNQRQIVVVEDLSILEHVLWETVDQIETVSNIISNHTYTFVNKALYAIQNEANEVYYSVLHDDSTAYGMEASQKMKILVADLNNLKNNNQARKADIDALLDKVNVMQHEILNRMLEPWYFDAINEKKESTSSFFKM comes from the coding sequence ATGACAAGTAGTAATTTCAAAAAGTTAGCGGAAATTAGACATGCGCTCAATGTAAAGTTTTACGAACGCGAGCAGGAAATTGAGGGAATTCTTGTCGCTCTACTCTCGAGACAGCATATGCTCATGATTGGGCCACCCGGAACTGCAAAGTCAGCATTATCGGTTGAGTTGTCTAAAATTATAACAGGAACAGAATACTTTCAGTGGTTACTCACAAGGTTCAGCACGCCTGAGGAAGTATTTGGCCCGTTGTCTTTAAAAGACCTTGAGCAAGGTGTGTATAAAAGGAATACCGCAACTAAAATGCCGGAAGCACATCTGGTTTTCTTGGATGAAGTATTTAAGGCAAACTCAGCAATATTGAATAGCTTACTAACCCTTATTAATGAAAGATTATTTTATAATAGTGGACCGCCCACTAGGGTCCCCATAATATCCGTAATCGGAGCATCGAATGAATATCCCGAGGAAGATGAAAATTTGGAGGCCTTATTCGATCGTTTTATTTTACGATTCGAAGTGAAACGCATTGAAGAAGAAGCGAATTTTATATCTATGATGAAGGCTACTGAAAAGAACGAGTTGATGCCCTCAATGACAATGGAGGAATTACTGCAACTACAGAAATTAGCGGAGCAGGTAGAGATTCCTGATGTTGTATATGAAGCGCTGATTAAAATTCGTCATGGGTTAAAAGATGAAGGGATACGCCCGTCAGATCGTAGGTTTAAGCAGTCACTCAGTTTACTTCAAGCAAAAGCCTTAGTCAACCAAAGGCAAATCGTGGTAGTGGAAGATCTCTCAATTCTTGAACATGTACTTTGGGAAACGGTGGACCAAATAGAGACTGTTTCAAACATCATTTCCAACCACACATATACCTTCGTGAATAAAGCGCTTTATGCCATTCAAAATGAAGCGAATGAAGTATATTATTCGGTACTTCATGATGATTCAACAGCGTATGGAATGGAAGCCTCTCAAAAAATGAAAATATTAGTTGCTGATTTGAATAACTTGAAAAATAACAACCAAGCGCGAAAGGCTGATATCGATGCATTACTGGATAAAGTGAATGTGATGCAACATGAAATTCTAAATCGTATGTTGGAACCATGGTATTTTGACGCGATAAATGAAAAGAAAGAATCCACCAGTTCCTTTTTCAAAATGTGA
- a CDS encoding dicarboxylate/amino acid:cation symporter translates to MKKVWIGYKNIPFIGKMTFGFIFGIAVGVILGKEAEVLKPLGTLLINLLTLVAIPVIFFTVVLAVNKMSASQLGRIGWKLILYYALTTAAAVLIGLGLASWFEPGKHLTLPDTIVDQPTAPNFSDVLLNIVPDNIILAFSSGNVMGIMFLAIIIGAAIAIMKNSKDVQMNKYGFMLEKFSNAMSELFYTILRGILLYMPIGIFAISASAFGGQGWGTLKSLFAFVGVFYLGLLLLWVFVYAGFLLLSGTPLLNFFKQTKDAYTTAFFTSSSIASLPIALKSAKKAGISDNVANFALPLGAIFNSDGGAIRMGVSIVFAANITNLQLSPPDLFMIVLVGTLLSIGTAGVPAAGLVTLAAVLTMFGLPLEIVALIAGVDAILGMGGTASNVIGDIIGAAVVDKSEEKRLAKLV, encoded by the coding sequence ATGAAAAAGGTGTGGATTGGGTATAAAAATATACCATTTATAGGTAAGATGACTTTTGGATTTATTTTTGGAATCGCCGTCGGTGTAATTTTGGGGAAAGAAGCAGAAGTATTAAAGCCGCTTGGGACATTGCTAATCAATTTACTGACATTGGTCGCAATTCCAGTAATCTTTTTTACAGTTGTTCTTGCCGTCAATAAAATGAGCGCCTCACAACTTGGACGAATTGGTTGGAAACTGATTTTGTATTATGCGCTAACGACTGCCGCAGCTGTATTAATCGGTCTTGGCCTCGCTTCGTGGTTCGAACCGGGAAAACACTTAACTTTGCCTGACACGATAGTAGATCAACCGACGGCGCCGAACTTTTCGGATGTCTTGTTAAACATCGTGCCGGACAATATTATACTGGCATTTAGTTCAGGAAATGTAATGGGAATCATGTTCCTGGCAATCATTATAGGCGCGGCCATCGCGATTATGAAAAACTCTAAAGATGTTCAAATGAACAAATATGGATTTATGCTAGAAAAATTCAGCAACGCAATGAGTGAACTATTTTATACGATTTTAAGAGGCATATTATTGTATATGCCAATCGGAATTTTTGCCATCAGTGCGTCCGCATTTGGGGGACAAGGTTGGGGTACGTTAAAATCTCTATTTGCATTTGTTGGTGTTTTCTATTTGGGATTATTGTTGCTATGGGTTTTCGTCTACGCCGGCTTTTTACTGTTGTCAGGAACACCTCTTTTGAACTTTTTCAAACAAACGAAAGATGCCTATACAACTGCTTTTTTCACATCTAGTAGCATCGCTTCGTTGCCGATTGCACTGAAGTCCGCTAAAAAGGCTGGCATCTCAGATAATGTCGCAAACTTTGCCTTGCCATTAGGAGCGATATTCAATTCTGACGGTGGGGCGATTCGTATGGGTGTTTCGATTGTTTTCGCTGCAAACATTACGAATCTACAGCTTTCACCACCTGATTTATTCATGATTGTTCTGGTAGGTACTTTGTTGTCGATTGGTACAGCTGGTGTTCCAGCTGCTGGTCTTGTCACACTCGCAGCAGTACTGACGATGTTTGGGCTGCCCCTTGAAATTGTAGCCCTGATTGCAGGCGTTGACGCAATTCTAGGTATGGGCGGAACAGCATCTAACGTAATCGGTGATATTATCGGTGCGGCAGTTGTGGATAAGTCTGAGGAGAAGAGATTGGCTAAATTGGTTTAG
- a CDS encoding ABC transporter ATP-binding protein, whose protein sequence is MILQIKNLQKSYGNKKVLNNISFEVEENQIIAILGPNGVGKTTLLEILMTLKNWDSGEILFHGLDLKKKSNLSKIRSNMGVVFQEGGMYAYLKIAEILDLFASFHNIGKDRVAEVIKLFSLQSHLQVKYEKLSGGWKKRILLACAFLNHPKVLFLDEPTTGLDPEVTDDLWKMIEKSKAQGVTVLLSTHSLEEVDMYADYVYILNDSVIAEHGTPEALKKKYKALYFKEVYFRIIKKEGIPNEQVPFEVK, encoded by the coding sequence ATGATACTACAAATTAAAAACCTCCAAAAGTCTTATGGTAATAAAAAAGTCTTAAATAATATTTCATTTGAAGTAGAAGAGAACCAGATCATTGCAATATTAGGCCCAAACGGAGTTGGTAAAACTACTTTGTTGGAAATATTAATGACTTTAAAAAATTGGGATTCAGGTGAGATATTGTTTCATGGGCTAGATTTAAAGAAGAAATCTAACTTATCGAAAATTCGTTCCAATATGGGCGTTGTATTTCAAGAAGGTGGCATGTATGCCTATTTGAAAATCGCAGAGATTCTCGATTTATTTGCATCATTTCATAACATTGGTAAAGACAGAGTGGCAGAAGTAATCAAATTATTTTCCTTACAGTCCCATCTTCAAGTGAAATATGAAAAGTTATCAGGCGGCTGGAAAAAAAGAATATTGCTTGCCTGTGCTTTTTTAAACCACCCGAAAGTCTTGTTTTTAGATGAACCTACTACGGGTCTTGATCCAGAGGTGACAGATGATTTATGGAAAATGATTGAAAAGTCTAAAGCACAAGGGGTTACTGTTCTTTTGTCCACCCATTCGTTGGAAGAAGTAGATATGTATGCTGACTATGTGTACATATTAAATGATAGTGTCATTGCTGAACATGGAACGCCAGAAGCGTTAAAAAAGAAGTATAAAGCATTATATTTTAAAGAAGTCTATTTCAGGATTATAAAAAAGGAGGGCATACCGAATGAACAAGTCCCTTTTGAAGTTAAGTAA